The Solirubrobacter pauli sequence CCCGTCGAGCGGCTGCGAGCCCAGGATCACCTCGAGGGCCCGTGCCCGCCCGGCGAGGGCCGGCAGCCGCCCGATCGCGCCGCCGCCGGGCACGAGCCCGCGGCTCACCTCGGGCTGGTCGATCGCCGTGTTGTCCAGGCTCGCGAACCGCAGGTCGGCCGCGTACACGAACTCGGCGCCCACGCCGCGCGCCGCTCCCCGGATGCGTGCGATCGACACGACCGGCAACCGGCTGAGCCGCACCGTGAGGTCGAGCCACGGAACCAGGCCGGTCGGCCCGGGATCGCTCGGCGTGTCGGCCGCCTTGCTCAGGTCGTACGGCCCGAGGTAATGCGCCTCGTCGGCGCTGCCGAAGACCACGACCGTCACGTCGGGATCGTGCTCGAGCTCGTCCACCAGCGCCTGGAGCTCGAGGATCATATTCGGGTCGACCAGGTTGCCGGGCGCGTTGTCGAAGTCCACGTCCCACCGGGTGTGCGTGCGGGTCACCTTGAGAGCGGTCATGCCTCGCAGCTTCCGCCCGCGCGCCGTCCGTCGCGCCCGGGTGTCCCCCGGGCCGGGTCCCTAGTCGCCGGGCTGTGGCGCGCGAACGTCGACGAGGTCCCCGATGATCTGGAAGTCCGCGACGTCGCGCGTGAGCAGCGGAACCCGATGGACGTTCGCGGTCGCGGCGATCGCCAGGTCCATCGCCCTCCGTCTCGGCTGCCCGCCGCGCGTCCGCACCGCGGCCGACAGCCGCCCCCACTCCCGCGCGACCGCGGCGTCGATCGGCAGGGGCTCGAACGTCGCCTCGACCACGCCCAGCCGCACCATGCGCCGAGCACGATCGTCGGGGTCCTGCGCCACCCCGACGCGTGTCGAGCAGCGCCTGCGCTTACGCGAACGGGTGAGGTCAATGTACGTCGTTGCAGACGCATCTACTACAGTGGCGGGTATGAAGATCACCACCATCGGCAGGGGCACGATCGGCGGGACGCTCGCACGGCTGTGGACGTCCGCGGGCCACGAGGTGACCGAGCTCGGCCGCGCGGGCGGCGACGCCTCCGACGCCGACGTCGTCCTGCTCGCGGTGCCCAACGGCGCCGTGCCGGACGCCCTTCGCGCCGTCACCGGCCTCGAGGGCAAGGTCGTCCTCGACGCCACCAACCGGCTCGGCGGGGACCCGGCGCCGGACGGATACGCGTCCGTCGCCGAGTACGTCAAGGCCACGACCGGCGGCCCGACGGCGAAGGCCTTCAACCTCAACTTCGGCGCGCTGTTCGAGCAGGCCGCCACCGGCGAGCGCCGACCCCAGAACCTGTGGGTGGGCGACGACGCCGCCCGTGCGACCGTCGAGCAGCTCACCCGCGACATGGGCATGGAGCCGGTCTACGGCGGACCGCTCGACCGCGCCGCCACCCAGGAGGCGTTCGCCCAGATGCTGATCACGATCACTCAGGACGGCGACCAGGGATTGCTCTTCTACCGCTTCGCGCCGCCGGACCAGCTCTAGCCGCCGACATATCCTGCCCGTGTGGCCGAACGCGGGTCCCCCAGCAGGCTCTCCGACGACGAGCTCGCGGCCTGGCAGGGCCTGTTGCGAGCCAACGCCACGCTGCAACGGACGCTGGACGCCGACCTCCAGCGGTCCCATCAGCTCTCAGCCAACGCCTACGACGTGCTGATCCAGCTCGGCCTCGCGCCGGAGAAGCGCCTGCGGATGCGTGACCTGGCCGACGAGGTCCTGATGAGCCACAACGGCCTCAGCGGCATCGTGGCGCAGCTCGAGTCGGCCGGGCTCGTCGTCCGCACACGGGACGCGAAGGACGGCCGCGTGGTGTACGCCGGCCTCACGCCGGAAGGCCAGACGGTGCTCCGCTCGGCGAACCGCGCCCACCTCGCCCGCGTGCGCGAGCTGTTCCTGGACCGGCTGAGCGCCGAGCAGCTGCAGCAGTTGCGGGCGATCTGGGACGCCGTCGACCCCGCGCTCGTCGCCGGACGACCCCGCCCCTGAGAACGACGAAAGCCTCGCGAATGGCGAGGCTTTCAGTACGTCCTACGGGAGCGACGGGGCTCGAACCCGCGACCTCCGGCGTGACAGGCCGGCGCTCTAACCAACTGAGCTACGCCCCCCGGGCGCGGAGGAGATAGTAGCGCCCTCCCGTCACCGCCGGGTGGCGAAGCCGAAACGGAACGCAACTTCGAGCCCGACCAGGGTTTCCAGCGGCAGTCAAGCGAGGCAGCCGGGAGGTAGGGCTGATGTTGAAGGTGGGAGCGGGACGCGCCGCCGCGGCGGTGCTGATGACGCTTGCGGTGGCCGGGACGGCACAGGCGGCGCAGATCGGCGGGACGGCCGGCGACGATCGGATCCGGGGCACGATGCGGGCCGACGTGATCGACGGCTCGGCCGGCAACGACCAGATCAACGCGCGGCGCGGCAAGGACACCGTCACCGGCGGCGACGGGAACGACCTGCTCAGAGGCGGGTGGGGCGCGGACCGGCAGTTCGGCGGCGCCGGGAACGACACGATCTACGCCGGGGTCGGCCGGGACGAGAGCTGGGGCGAGGACGGGGACGACACGCTGTGGGCGCTCGCGCGCGCGGACGTGCGCGGCAAGCAGGACACGCAGGGCGACGTCCTGCACGGCGGGAACGGCAACGACACGTTCCGCACGCGGGACGGCGAGGCCGACACGATCGACTGCGGGCCGGGCGTGGACACGGTCTACGCGGACTTCAAGGACGTGCTCGCGAACCCGGCGGAGTGCGAGGTCGTCAACCGGGCGCGACGCGTCAAGAAGGCCGATGACCAGCGGGAGAACGCGGATCCGCGCTGATTGATGGCGCGGCGGGACTAATGCGGTTGAGGTGGGGGTAGGCGAATGCCATGTACATCGGCATTGGCACCCTCCTCGTCATCATCATCATCCTGCTGCTCATCTTCCTTCTCTGAGCAGGGGATCTATGGCTTTCCCCACCATTGGTCCGGTGGGGTGCTGTAGCTAGATAGGCCGGTATGCGCGAGTGAAGTCCGGCCCCATCCACGGGACGCTCCGCGCATGCCTAAGAGGAACCTCGCCGCGCGCGCCGGACACTGGAGCGCGCGGCACCGGAAGACCGCCATCTTCGGATGGCTCGCGTTCGTCGTCATCGCCTTCGTGCTCGGGGGCGCGATCGGCACGAACACGCTGAAGAGCGAAGACTCCGGCAACGGGAGCTCGCAGGTCGCCGACCGGGCGATCGCCGCCGCCGACTTCCCCGACAAAGCCGACGAGCAGGTCCTGGTCACCGCGCGCGGTGGAGGCCTGAAGGCTTCAGACCCCGAGTTCAGAGCGGGTGTGGACGACGTGATCGCCCGCATCGAGCAGACGCCGAACACGGAGGAGATCCTCTCCCCGTACGGCAAGGGCAACGAGGGGCAGATCTCCGAGGACGGGACGGCGGCGCTCGTCACGTTCTCGATCAAAGGCGACAGCGACCAGACCGACACGCGCGTCGACTCGACCCTCGCCGCGACCAAGGCCGCGCAGGACGCGCACCCTGACCTACGCATCGAGCAGTTCGGCGACGCCTCCGCCGACAAGGCGCTGTCCGCCTCGCTCGACGACGACTTCAAGCGCGCGGAGTTCCTCTCCCTCCCGATCACGCTCGTCATCCTCATCGTCGCCTTCGGCGCGCTCGTCGCCGCCGGCGTGCCGCTGCTGCTCGGCATCACGGCCGTGATCGGCACGCTCGGCCTGGTCGCCCCGATCAGCCAGATCGTGCCGATGGAGGAGTCCGCGTCGTCGGTGATCCTGCTGATCGGGCTCGCGGTCGGCGTCGACTACACGATGTTCTACCTGCGCCGCAAGATGGAGGAGCGCGACGCCGGGCACAGCAACGAGGACGCGCTCGAGATCGCCGCCGCCACCTCCGGCAAGGCCGTGCTCATCTCCGGCCTGACCGTGCTGATCGCCATGGCCGGCATGTTCATCGCCGGCAATGCCGTGTTCAGCTCGTTCGCGATCGGCACGATGCTCGTCGTCGCCGTCGCGATGCTCGGCAGCGTCACCGTCCTGCCCGCCGTGATCTCCAAGCTCGGCGACAAGGTCGAGAAGGGCCGCGTGCCGTTCATCGGCCGGCTGCGCCACCGCAACCACGGCGAGTCGCGCGTGTGGGGCTTCGTGATCGACCACAGCCTCCGCCGCCCGGTCGCCGCGGTCGTGCTGTCGGTCGGCCTGCTGCTCGTGCTCGCGCTGCCCGCGCTGCACATGCGCACGATCAACCCGGGCGCCGCGGGCCTCCCGCACGACCTGCCGATCATGCAGACCTACGAGCGCATCCAGGCCAAGTTCCCGGGCGGCCCGCTGCCCGCGATGGTCGTGGTCAAGGCCAAGGACGTCACCACGCCCGAGGTCCAGCAGGGCATCAAGGAGCTGACCGCCACCGCGAGCGGCCCGACG is a genomic window containing:
- a CDS encoding enoyl-CoA hydratase/isomerase family protein — protein: MTALKVTRTHTRWDVDFDNAPGNLVDPNMILELQALVDELEHDPDVTVVVFGSADEAHYLGPYDLSKAADTPSDPGPTGLVPWLDLTVRLSRLPVVSIARIRGAARGVGAEFVYAADLRFASLDNTAIDQPEVSRGLVPGGGAIGRLPALAGRARALEVILGSQPLDGATAERYGVVNRALPDEQLDGFVDELADRLSRIDKRTLATTKALVDATTLPGNDELVAAYQAFFASAARLVAA
- a CDS encoding PIN domain-containing protein, translated to MVRLGVVEATFEPLPIDAAVAREWGRLSAAVRTRGGQPRRRAMDLAIAATANVHRVPLLTRDVADFQIIGDLVDVRAPQPGD
- a CDS encoding NADPH-dependent F420 reductase, which codes for MKITTIGRGTIGGTLARLWTSAGHEVTELGRAGGDASDADVVLLAVPNGAVPDALRAVTGLEGKVVLDATNRLGGDPAPDGYASVAEYVKATTGGPTAKAFNLNFGALFEQAATGERRPQNLWVGDDAARATVEQLTRDMGMEPVYGGPLDRAATQEAFAQMLITITQDGDQGLLFYRFAPPDQL
- a CDS encoding MarR family winged helix-turn-helix transcriptional regulator → MAERGSPSRLSDDELAAWQGLLRANATLQRTLDADLQRSHQLSANAYDVLIQLGLAPEKRLRMRDLADEVLMSHNGLSGIVAQLESAGLVVRTRDAKDGRVVYAGLTPEGQTVLRSANRAHLARVRELFLDRLSAEQLQQLRAIWDAVDPALVAGRPRP
- a CDS encoding calcium-binding protein, which gives rise to MLKVGAGRAAAAVLMTLAVAGTAQAAQIGGTAGDDRIRGTMRADVIDGSAGNDQINARRGKDTVTGGDGNDLLRGGWGADRQFGGAGNDTIYAGVGRDESWGEDGDDTLWALARADVRGKQDTQGDVLHGGNGNDTFRTRDGEADTIDCGPGVDTVYADFKDVLANPAECEVVNRARRVKKADDQRENADPR
- a CDS encoding MMPL family transporter, which codes for MPKRNLAARAGHWSARHRKTAIFGWLAFVVIAFVLGGAIGTNTLKSEDSGNGSSQVADRAIAAADFPDKADEQVLVTARGGGLKASDPEFRAGVDDVIARIEQTPNTEEILSPYGKGNEGQISEDGTAALVTFSIKGDSDQTDTRVDSTLAATKAAQDAHPDLRIEQFGDASADKALSASLDDDFKRAEFLSLPITLVILIVAFGALVAAGVPLLLGITAVIGTLGLVAPISQIVPMEESASSVILLIGLAVGVDYTMFYLRRKMEERDAGHSNEDALEIAAATSGKAVLISGLTVLIAMAGMFIAGNAVFSSFAIGTMLVVAVAMLGSVTVLPAVISKLGDKVEKGRVPFIGRLRHRNHGESRVWGFVIDHSLRRPVAAVVLSVGLLLVLALPALHMRTINPGAAGLPHDLPIMQTYERIQAKFPGGPLPAMVVVKAKDVTTPEVQQGIKELTATASGPTNTIVSPDKEVAIVSIPLPGNGTDDTSDAALATLRDTTIPQTIDRVAGTQTNVTGMTAGSKDFNDRMSSRLPFVFAFVLGLAFLLLLVTFRSVIIPLKAIVLNLLSVGAAYGVMTWIFQDGHLEGLLNFQSVGGITSWLPLFMFVILFGLSMDYHVFIISRIREAFDRGESTEDAVAHGIKATAGVVTSAAVVMVAVFAIFATLSMIEFKQMGVGLAVAILLDATLVRAVLLPAAMKLLGDRNWYLPRSLRWLPKFEHESAPEPVHA